The stretch of DNA TCCCCAAGAAAGATGAAAAGAATCGTTGTTTTAGGTGCAGCCGAGAGCGGAGTCGGTGCTGCCGTATTGGCTAAGAAACAAGGTTTCGATGTATTCGTTTCGGATATGTCGACCATTCAAGAGAAGTATAAAATGATGCTCGACGAACGGCAGGTAGAGTGGGAAGAAGGACAACACTCGGAAGAAAAAATCCTGACGGCCGACGAAATCATCAAGAGTCCCGGCATTCCCAAAGAAGCTCCCATGGTGCGAAAAGCCGTCGAACGTGGTATTCCCATCATCAGCGAGATCGAATTTGCCGGTCGATATACCGATGCACAGATGGTCTGTATCACCGGAAGCAATGGGAAAACCACCACGACCTCGCTCATCTATCACCTCTTCAAGACGGCCGGTTACGACGTAGGACTGGCCGGAAACATCGGAAACAGCTTGGCTCTGCAAGTGGCCGAGACGCCGCACGCATGGTATGTCATCGAACTGAGCAGCTTTCAGCTCGACGATATGTATCGCTTTCGTGCCAACATCGCCATCTTACTCAATATCACCCCCGACCATCTCGACCGCTACGAACACTGTATGCAGCATTACGTCGATGCCAAAATGCGCATCCTACAGAATCAAACGCCCACCGATAGCTTTATCTTCTGGAACGACGACCCCATCCTTCGTCGCGAACTGGCCA from Prevotella sp. oral taxon 475 encodes:
- the murD gene encoding UDP-N-acetylmuramoyl-L-alanine--D-glutamate ligase, coding for MKRIVVLGAAESGVGAAVLAKKQGFDVFVSDMSTIQEKYKMMLDERQVEWEEGQHSEEKILTADEIIKSPGIPKEAPMVRKAVERGIPIISEIEFAGRYTDAQMVCITGSNGKTTTTSLIYHLFKTAGYDVGLAGNIGNSLALQVAETPHAWYVIELSSFQLDDMYRFRANIAILLNITPDHLDRYEHCMQHYVDAKMRILQNQTPTDSFIFWNDDPILRRELAKRCVPSAVYPFAERKEPGCTAYVESGRLVVEKPSVFAMPQGELSLTGRHNLYNSLAAAQAAHLAGIPTDVIRRGLSDFPGVEHRMERVAIVDGVQYINDSKATNVDACHYALEAMTAPTVLIIGGKDKGNDYEPIKPLVQQKCAALVYLGADNAKLHATFDALGLPVRDTHSMKACVQACRELAKPGYTVLLSPCCASFDLFKNMEDRGEQFKQLVIEN